ATCACCTCTAAAAAGAGAAATCATTGAAGGGGCTGATTTTACTATTTTCAGAGAATTAACAGGAGGATCTTATTTTGGTGAGAAAAAACTAAACGAAGCTGGAACTCTAGCATCTGATTTATGTGAATATTCAGAAGATGAAATTACAAGAATTGCACATTTAGCTTTTAAAGCAGCACAAAATCGTCGCAAAAAAGTAACAATGGTTGATAAAGCCAATGTCTTAGAAACTTCTAGATTGTGGAGAAAAGTTGTAAAAACAGTAAGCGAGGATTATCCAGATGTAGTTTTAGATTTTCTATTTGTGGATAATGCGGCAATGCAAATTATCCTAAACCCAAGACAATTTGATGTTATTTTGACAGAAAACTTATTTGGAGACATCCTATCAGATGAGGCAAGTGTAATTACAGGTTCAATCGGATTATTGGCATCGGCATCATTAGGAGGAAAAAATGCTCTTTTTGAGCCAATTCACGGATCTTATCCACAAGCAAAAGGAAAAAATATTGCTAATCCAATAGCATCAGTATTATCAGCGGCAATGCTATTAGAGCATTTTGGACTTTATAATGAAGCAAACAAAGTATACGAAGCGGTAGAAAAAGCTATAGAATATCAAGTAGTAACGACAGATTTAAAATCAGATTCCCAATTTGGTACAAACGAAGTAGGCGAGTTTATTTCAAATTTTATTTTAAGCAAAGACGACTTGCTATATTTCAATAATGACAATGTACATATCGGACAATCTACGATTGTTTAATACATTTTGTTAAAATCAT
The nucleotide sequence above comes from Flavobacterium branchiarum. Encoded proteins:
- the leuB gene encoding 3-isopropylmalate dehydrogenase codes for the protein MNLKIAVLSGDGIGPEVILQAKKALYAIGEVYNHEFVFEDALMGAIAIEKTGNPLPEQTLNLCLNTDAVLFGAIGDPKYDNNPNAKVRPEQGLLKLRKELGLFANIRPIKPYKALLDASPLKREIIEGADFTIFRELTGGSYFGEKKLNEAGTLASDLCEYSEDEITRIAHLAFKAAQNRRKKVTMVDKANVLETSRLWRKVVKTVSEDYPDVVLDFLFVDNAAMQIILNPRQFDVILTENLFGDILSDEASVITGSIGLLASASLGGKNALFEPIHGSYPQAKGKNIANPIASVLSAAMLLEHFGLYNEANKVYEAVEKAIEYQVVTTDLKSDSQFGTNEVGEFISNFILSKDDLLYFNNDNVHIGQSTIV